The proteins below come from a single Aegilops tauschii subsp. strangulata cultivar AL8/78 chromosome 6, Aet v6.0, whole genome shotgun sequence genomic window:
- the LOC109743408 gene encoding protein FAR1-RELATED SEQUENCE 5-like codes for MAFRKPHPRPIVTARSHGRPDDGPDASYGERRDEWSNSSAEAASAAPSNSAAKMPDLPDYLIPRLKMRFKDVEKAREFYNRYARHAGFGIRKTGGNDNHKYFVCAFQGIHTSSVSEANRKRNKTSQRTGCNARMRVKVQEDDTCVAVDIEYNHNHQLMQTDDMLVFLHSHKNYDPTILEYVKLLQHHDVKHTTIMSMLSENEDGSYFLSMTGRGLLNQKAMNARKDDLDDVLKLVSFFKDMKSTTFVVALIRDEDAKSFKWLFDTFVRCMNNKHPTCILRDQCPSMAKAIPQSFPNTVHKLCRWHIMKKYMEYLALLYKKYKTFKEEFTAILNWPLMPTEFEDAWTQLMHNYNLENDQMMMQLWSDRKMWISAYYKNIFCARMTSTQRSDSMNHVLKKGFVKGTQNLHKFARRVNACIQTRMQKENEQTMTSMTNLVTKTTYGYEEDMSIKYTRAVYTEMRNRMRKATLFRAKHTAEPTKYLVYYHNKPGHDDEERFS; via the exons ATGGCCTTCAGGAAGCCGCATCCTCGTCCCATCGTCACTGCCCGAAGCCATGGCCGACCAGATGACGGCCCCGACGCAAGCTATGGCGAGCGGCGCGACGAATGGAGCAACTCCTCCGCGGAGGCGGCATCGGCTGCGCCCTCAAATTCAGCGGCAAAA ATGCCGGATCTACCGGATTACCTAATACCAAGACTAAAGATGCGATTCAAAGATGTAGAGAAAGCAAGGGAATTTTATAACAGATACGCCAGACACGCTGGTTTTGGAATCAGGAAGACAGGGGGAAATGACAACCACAAGTATTTTGTTTGCGCCTTCCAAGGGATACACACATCTTCTGTTTCAGAGGCCAACAGGAAGCGAAACAAAACATCGCAGAGGACGGGCTGCAATGCAAGAATGAGGGTGAAGGTGCAGGAGGATGACACATGCGTGGCAGTGGACATTGAGTACAATCATAATCACCAGCTCATGCAAACTGATGACATGCTGGTATTTTTGCACTCACACAAGAATTATGACCCCACTATTTTGGAGTACGTAAAGCTCCTGCAGCACCATGATGTCAAGCACACAACAATCATGTCCATGCTATCTGAAAATGAAGATGGAAGCTACTTCCTAAGCATGACTGGACGAGGCCTACTAAACCA GAAAGCCATGAATGCAAGGAAAGATGATTTGGATGATGTATTGAAACTTGTTTCATTCTTCAAAGACATGAAG TCAACGACATTTGTTGTTGCCCTGATAAGAGACGAAGATGCAAAGTCATTCAAGTGGCTGTTCGATACATTTGTACGGTGCATGAACAACAAGCACCCAACTTGCATTCTAAGAG ATCAATGCCCATCGATGGCGAAAGCTATACCACAATCATTTCCAAACACCGTCCACAAGCTATGTCGTTGGCACATCATGAAGAAGTACATGGAATACCTCGCGTTGCTGTACAAAAAGTATAAAACATTCAAAGAGGAGTTCACAGCTATATTAAACTGGCCGCTGATGCCAACGGAGTTTGAAGATGCCTGGACTCAACTCATGCACAACTACAACCTAGAGAATGACCAGATGATGATGCAGCTCTGGAGTGATAGGAAGATGTGGATTTCAGCATATTACAAGAATATTTTCTGTGCTAGAATGACTTCCACACAACGAAGCGACAGCATGAACCACGTGCTAAAGAAAGGGTTTGTCAAGGGGACCCAGAACCTACACAAGTTTGCTAGGCGGGTCAATGCTTGCATACAAACTCGGATGCAGAAGGAGAACGAGCAAACAATGACCAGCATG ACCAATCTTGTGACAAAAACAACTTACGGCTACGAGGAAGACATGTCTATCAAGTACACGAGAGCCGTGTACACCGAGATGAGGAATAGGATGAGAAAGGCCACGCTATTTCGTGCAAAGCATACAGCAGAGCCCACTAAGTACCTTGTGTACTACCACAACAAGCCTGGCCATGATGATGAAGAAAGATTTTCCTAG